The window AAATCAATGCCCGACCTTGCAGTGTTCGACATCAAGATGCCGCGTATGGACGGAATGGAACTGTTGCGGCAGGTGCGCCAGAAGTCCGATCTGCCGGTCATCTTCCTGACCTCCAAGGACGAGGAGATCGATGAGCTGATCGGGTTGCGGATGGGCGCTGACGACTACGTGCGCAAGCCCTTCTCGCAGCGGTTGCTGGTGGAACGTATCCGCGCGATCCTGCGCCGCCGCGAGGCGATGAAGGAAGGCAGCAGTTCGGAAGCCGACAACAATACCATCACCCGCGGTTCGCTGACGATGGACCCGCTGCGGCACGCGGTTTTCTGGAAAGAGATGCCGATCACGCTGACAGTGACGGAATTCCTGATCCTGCAGGCGCTGGCGCAACGTCCGGGCTTCGTGAAGAGCCGGGACCAGCTGCTGGATGTCGCCTATGACGATCAGGTCTATGTGGACGACCGGACGATTGACAGCCACATCAAGCGGATCCGGAAGAAATTCAAAGCGCAGGACGATGATTTCACTTCCATCGAAACGCTGTACGGCATCGGCTATCGCTACAACGAGGCGTAAGCTGAAAGGCAGCCGGTATGGCTGACAGTGCCGGACCACGGCCGAAGATCATTCTGAACGAACCCGGCAAGGAACGGTCCGCGCCGCGCATCATCCTCAGCGGTATTCGCAGGGGCGAGGATGCGGCATCCCTCAACCTGAGCCAGATGGACTGGGAGCGGCGCTTCGGCGGGCGATCCCCGCTGGCGCGGAAGGTCATCACCTTCAACCTCGTCTCGCTGGTCGTGCTGGTTCTGGGTGTCTTGTACCTCAACCAGTTTCAGGATGGGCTGCTGCTGATGCAGGAGCGGAGCATGCGGACGGAAGGGCAGCTGATCGTCTCGGCCATTCGCGAGAAGGTGCCGCCGGAGGGCGACGCGGCAGAGGTGCGGCAGGCGGCGCTGACGGTGGTGCAGGGCTTTGCCGACAGCACCACCAACCGGCTGTGGCTTTATGACGAGGATCAGAACTTCATCGGCGGCGCCAATACCGGCGGCACGGTGGTGGAACTGGTGCAGGTGCCCGGCGACGGCAGCCAGAGCGCCTTCACCGCCATCGCCGGTGAGCTGTGGGACCGGGCGGCGCGGCTGATTGCCAGCAACCGGAGCGGGCCGTCTTCGCAGATCAGTTCCGCCCTTGCCAACCCGGTGGCGCGGCAGGCGATTGACCAGGGGCGGATCGTTTCGCAGGAGATGACGAGTTCGGACGGCCAGCTTGTGTTG of the Algicella marina genome contains:
- a CDS encoding response regulator transcription factor — its product is MSATIALVDDDRNILTSVSMVLEGEGYTVRSYNDGATALSAFEKSMPDLAVFDIKMPRMDGMELLRQVRQKSDLPVIFLTSKDEEIDELIGLRMGADDYVRKPFSQRLLVERIRAILRRREAMKEGSSSEADNNTITRGSLTMDPLRHAVFWKEMPITLTVTEFLILQALAQRPGFVKSRDQLLDVAYDDQVYVDDRTIDSHIKRIRKKFKAQDDDFTSIETLYGIGYRYNEA